The Gymnogyps californianus isolate 813 chromosome 5, ASM1813914v2, whole genome shotgun sequence genome contains a region encoding:
- the ATL1 gene encoding atlastin-1 isoform X2, whose protein sequence is MARNRRERSSWGSFAEKTYEWSSEEEESVRKAGPVQVLIVKDDHSFELDEAALNRILLSEAVRDKEVVAVSVAGAFRKGKSFLMDFMLRYMYNKEAVDWVGDYNEPLTGFSWRGGSERETTGIQIWSEVFLVDKPDGKKVAVLLMDTQGTFDSQSTLRDSATVFALSTMISSIQVYNLSQNVQEDDLQHLQLFTEYGRLAMEETFLKPFQSLIFLVRDWSFPYEFSYGSDGGARFLEKRLKVSGNQHEELQNVRKHIHSCFTKISCFLLPHPGLKVATNPNFDGKLKEIDDEFIKNLKILIPWLLSPESLDVKEINGNHITCRGLVEYFKAYIKIYQGEELPHPKSMLQATAEANNLAAVATAKDTYSRRMEEVCGGDKPFLAPSDLQTKHMELKEEAVKLFRGVKKMGGEEFSRRYLQQLENEIDELYIQYIKHNDSKNIFHAARTPATLFVVIFITYVIAGVTGFIGLDIIASLCNMIMGLTLITLCTWAYIRYSGEYRELGAVIDQVAAALWDQGSTNEALYKLYSAAATHRHLYHHAFPAPKAEPAEGSERKKV, encoded by the exons GTAGTTTTGCAGAGAAGACTTACGAGTGGagctcagaggaggaggagtccGTGAGGAAGGCAGGACCAGTGCAAGTCCTCATTGTCAAAGATGACCATTCCTTTGAACTGGATGAAGCTGCACTGAACCGCATCCTCCTCTCAGAGGCTGTCAGAGATAAAGAGGTTGTGGCTGTGTCTGTTGCTGGAGCTTTTAGAAAGGGAAAATCATTCCTGATGGACTTCATGCTGCGGTACATGTACAATAAG GAAGCAGTGGACTGGGTTGGAGATTACAACGAGCCTCTGACTGGTTTCTCCTGGAGGGGAGGGTCTGAGCGGGAAACAACCGGCATTCAGATATGGAGCGAGGTTTTCCTGGTGGACAAGCCCGACGGTAAAAAG GTTGCAGTGTTGCTGATGGACACGCAGGGGACTTTTGACAGCCAGTCTACCCTGCGGGATTCGGCCACCGTGTTTGCCCTTAGCACAATGATCAGCTCGATACAG gttTACAACTTGTCCCAGAATGTGCAGGAGGATGATCTGCAGCACTTGCAG cttttcacCGAGTATGGCCGGCTGGCCATGGAGGAGACATTCCTGAAACCTTTCCAG TCCCTTATATTCCTTGTTCGTGATTGGAGCTTCCCATATGAATTTTCCTATGGATCTGATGGTGGCGCGAGATTTCTGGAGAAGCGGCTGAAG GTCTCGGGAAATCAGCATGAAGAGCTGCAGAACGTCAGAAAACACATCCATTCCTGCTTCACCAAAATCTCCTGCTTCCTCTTACCTCACCCGGGCCTGAAAGTTGCCACCAACCCTAATTTCGATGGAAAACTGAAAG aaataGACGATGAGTTCATCAAGAACTTGAAGATTCTGATTCCTTGGCTTCTTAGTCCCGAGAGCCTGGATGTTAAGGAGATCAATGGAAACCATATCACCTGTCGAGGCCTTGTGGAATATTTTAAG GCATACATAAAGATCTACCAAGGGGAAGAATTGCCACACCCAAAGTCGATGCTGCAG GCCACGGCAGAAGCCAACAATTTAGCAGCAGTTGCCACTGCCAAAGACACCTACAGCAGGCGAATGGAAGAG GTCTGTGGTGGGGACAAGCCCTTCCTTGCACCTAGTGACCTCCAGACCAAGCACATGGAGCTGAAGGAGGAGGCTGTGAAGCTGTTTCGTGGGGTGAAGAAGATGGGTGGGGAGGAGTTCAGCCGTCGCtacctccagcagctggagaacgAGATAGATGAGCTCTACATCCAGTACATCAAGCACAACGACAGCAAGAACATCTTCCACGCCGCCCGCACCCCCGCCACGCTCTTTGTGGTCATCTTCATCACTTACGTGATAGCTGGAGTGACCGGCTTCATTGGCTTGGACATCATAGCCAGTCTGTGCAACATGATCATGGGCTTGACACTTATCACACTGTGTACCTGGGCATATATCAGATACTCTGGGGAGTACAGAGAACTGGGCGCAGTAATAGACCAAGTGGCCGCAGCATTATGGGACCAG ggaagcaCAAATGAG gCTTTGTACAAACTGTACAGCGCCGCAGCGACTCACAGACATTTGTACCACCACGCCTTCCCTGCACCGAAAGCGGAGCCCGCCGAGGGCTCGGAGAGGAAGAAGGTGTAA
- the ATL1 gene encoding atlastin-1 isoform X1: MARNRRERSSWGSFAEKTYEWSSEEEESVRKAGPVQVLIVKDDHSFELDEAALNRILLSEAVRDKEVVAVSVAGAFRKGKSFLMDFMLRYMYNKEAVDWVGDYNEPLTGFSWRGGSERETTGIQIWSEVFLVDKPDGKKVAVLLMDTQGTFDSQSTLRDSATVFALSTMISSIQVYNLSQNVQEDDLQHLQLFTEYGRLAMEETFLKPFQSLIFLVRDWSFPYEFSYGSDGGARFLEKRLKVSGNQHEELQNVRKHIHSCFTKISCFLLPHPGLKVATNPNFDGKLKEIDDEFIKNLKILIPWLLSPESLDVKEINGNHITCRGLVEYFKAYIKIYQGEELPHPKSMLQATAEANNLAAVATAKDTYSRRMEEVCGGDKPFLAPSDLQTKHMELKEEAVKLFRGVKKMGGEEFSRRYLQQLENEIDELYIQYIKHNDSKNIFHAARTPATLFVVIFITYVIAGVTGFIGLDIIASLCNMIMGLTLITLCTWAYIRYSGEYRELGAVIDQVAAALWDQALYKLYSAAATHRHLYHHAFPAPKAEPAEGSERKKV, translated from the exons GTAGTTTTGCAGAGAAGACTTACGAGTGGagctcagaggaggaggagtccGTGAGGAAGGCAGGACCAGTGCAAGTCCTCATTGTCAAAGATGACCATTCCTTTGAACTGGATGAAGCTGCACTGAACCGCATCCTCCTCTCAGAGGCTGTCAGAGATAAAGAGGTTGTGGCTGTGTCTGTTGCTGGAGCTTTTAGAAAGGGAAAATCATTCCTGATGGACTTCATGCTGCGGTACATGTACAATAAG GAAGCAGTGGACTGGGTTGGAGATTACAACGAGCCTCTGACTGGTTTCTCCTGGAGGGGAGGGTCTGAGCGGGAAACAACCGGCATTCAGATATGGAGCGAGGTTTTCCTGGTGGACAAGCCCGACGGTAAAAAG GTTGCAGTGTTGCTGATGGACACGCAGGGGACTTTTGACAGCCAGTCTACCCTGCGGGATTCGGCCACCGTGTTTGCCCTTAGCACAATGATCAGCTCGATACAG gttTACAACTTGTCCCAGAATGTGCAGGAGGATGATCTGCAGCACTTGCAG cttttcacCGAGTATGGCCGGCTGGCCATGGAGGAGACATTCCTGAAACCTTTCCAG TCCCTTATATTCCTTGTTCGTGATTGGAGCTTCCCATATGAATTTTCCTATGGATCTGATGGTGGCGCGAGATTTCTGGAGAAGCGGCTGAAG GTCTCGGGAAATCAGCATGAAGAGCTGCAGAACGTCAGAAAACACATCCATTCCTGCTTCACCAAAATCTCCTGCTTCCTCTTACCTCACCCGGGCCTGAAAGTTGCCACCAACCCTAATTTCGATGGAAAACTGAAAG aaataGACGATGAGTTCATCAAGAACTTGAAGATTCTGATTCCTTGGCTTCTTAGTCCCGAGAGCCTGGATGTTAAGGAGATCAATGGAAACCATATCACCTGTCGAGGCCTTGTGGAATATTTTAAG GCATACATAAAGATCTACCAAGGGGAAGAATTGCCACACCCAAAGTCGATGCTGCAG GCCACGGCAGAAGCCAACAATTTAGCAGCAGTTGCCACTGCCAAAGACACCTACAGCAGGCGAATGGAAGAG GTCTGTGGTGGGGACAAGCCCTTCCTTGCACCTAGTGACCTCCAGACCAAGCACATGGAGCTGAAGGAGGAGGCTGTGAAGCTGTTTCGTGGGGTGAAGAAGATGGGTGGGGAGGAGTTCAGCCGTCGCtacctccagcagctggagaacgAGATAGATGAGCTCTACATCCAGTACATCAAGCACAACGACAGCAAGAACATCTTCCACGCCGCCCGCACCCCCGCCACGCTCTTTGTGGTCATCTTCATCACTTACGTGATAGCTGGAGTGACCGGCTTCATTGGCTTGGACATCATAGCCAGTCTGTGCAACATGATCATGGGCTTGACACTTATCACACTGTGTACCTGGGCATATATCAGATACTCTGGGGAGTACAGAGAACTGGGCGCAGTAATAGACCAAGTGGCCGCAGCATTATGGGACCAG gCTTTGTACAAACTGTACAGCGCCGCAGCGACTCACAGACATTTGTACCACCACGCCTTCCCTGCACCGAAAGCGGAGCCCGCCGAGGGCTCGGAGAGGAAGAAGGTGTAA